A genomic segment from Spinacia oleracea cultivar Varoflay chromosome 3, BTI_SOV_V1, whole genome shotgun sequence encodes:
- the LOC110803641 gene encoding 1-aminocyclopropane-1-carboxylate synthase 3, with translation MTTITTTTTTTKISDLAATNNHGQDSSYFLGWEEYEKNPYHESDNPDGMIQMGLAENQLCFDLLESWLANNPEPASFTKNGKSVFRNLALFQDYHGLPEFKKAFVNYMSMLRGNKVTFDPKKLVLTAGATSANETLIFCLANPGEALLLPTPYYPGFDRDLKWRTGAEIVPIKCTSSNGYKITKSALEEAYNSAKRQGLKVKGVLVTNPSNPLGTTLSKEEITLLLTFVSNKNVHLISDEIYAGTVFNGSGFLSVMEVLMEKKWANNKDLVQSVHIVSSLSKDLGLPGFRVGAIYSNDPLVVSAATKMSSFGLVSAQTQHLLAGLLSDTKFMDYYIAQNQRRLQTRHSMLVSGLKKAGVNCLDSNSGLFCWVDLRHLLKSPTFESEIELWKEIVYEVKLNVSPGSSCHCSEPGWFRVCFANMSDDTLDLSMQRIKEFIDIKLNKNSHQSKRNSRRMRSLSKWVFRLSFDGDRVPEER, from the exons atgacgACAATAACGACGACAACAACAACGACGAAGATCTCAGACTTAGCTGCCACCAATAACCACGGCCAAGACTCTTCTTACTTCCTGGGTTGGGAAGAATACGAGAAGAATCCATATCATGAATCCGATAACCCGGATGGTATGATCCAAATGGGTCTCGCCGAAAACCAGCTTTGTTTCGATCTTCTTGAATCATGGCTCGCTAACAACCCGGAACCCGCTTCgtttactaaaaatggcaagtccgtttttagaaaccttgctCTTTTTCAAGATTACCATGGCCTCCCCGAATTCAAAAAA GCTTTCGTAAACTACATGTCAATGTTGAGGGGAAATAAAGTCACATTTGACCCTAAGAAACTTGTTCTCACAGCTGGCGCTACTTCTGCTAATGAGACCCTCATTTTTTGCCTTGCCAACCCCGGCGAAGCCCTCCTTTTACCCACTCCGTACTACCCAGG GTTCGACAGAGATCTTAAGTGGAGAACTGGAGCGGAAATCGTTCCGATCAAATGCACAAGCTCAAACGGGTACAAAATAACAAAGTCAGCGCTCGAAGAAGCTTACAACTCTGCCAAAAGGCAAGGGTTGAAAGTGAAGGGAGTACTAGTGACGAACCCATCAAACCCTCTCGGTACGACATTGTCGAAAGAAGAAATAACCTTACTTCTTACTTTCGTATCAAACAAAAATGTACATTTAATCAGCGACGAGATCTACGCCGGAACCGTTTTTAACGGGTCCGGGTTTCTAAGCGTAATGGAGGTACTCATGGAAAAGAAATGGGCCAACAACAAGGATTTGGTCCAAAGTGTTCACATAGTTTCAAGTTTATCAAAGGATTTGGGTCTACCCGGGTTCAGAGTCGGAGCTATCTACTCAAACGACCCGCTAGTTGTATCCGCCGCAACAAAGATGTCAAGCTTCGGGTTAGTCTCCGCCCAAACCCAACACCTCCTCGCCGGACTTTTATCCGATACCAAATTCATGGATTACTACATCGCCCAAAACCAACGTAGGCTCCAAACCCGACACTCCATGTTAGTATCGGGTCTTAAAAAAGCAGGGGTTAACTGTTTAGACAGTAACAGCGGGCTTTTCTGCTGGGTTGATTTACGGCATTTGCTTAAATCCCCAACATTCGAATCCGAAATCGAGCTGTGGAAAGAGATTGTTTACGAAGTGAAATTGAATGTTTCACCCGGGTCATCGTGTCATTGCTCCGAACCCGGTTGGTTCCGGGTTTGTTTCGCGAATATGTCCGATGATACACTGGATTTATCCATGCAACGAATTAAGGAGTTTATTGATATTAAGTTGAATAAAAACAGTCATCAATCAAAGAGGAATTCAAGAAGAATGAGGTCACTGAGTAAGTGGGTTTTTCGATTATCGTTTGACGGCGACAGGGTGCCGGAAGAACGATAA